Part of the Candidatus Cloacimonadota bacterium genome is shown below.
TGATCGCGGCCAATAGCAGCGCCCGGAAGACGGATTACATGCTGTGGCTGAAGGCGATAGCGCTGATCGGGACCTTTCTGGCGGTGATAGGTGTGCCGATGGCCATCCTCAATCCGGGTGAACGCTGCGGATCGCTTTGGATCACGGCTATGACCATCAACGGTTTTTACCTTCTGGCCTTCTTCTTCAGCATCGCCCTGGGAGTGAAGGCCGGTAAGACGTCGGAACGCTATCTATGGTATGTTTGCGCTCTGTTGGTACTGCTGGGCATGCTCTACACCTACACGCGCGTCACTCTGGTGGCTGTGTTTGCCGGGTTCTTTTTGCTGATGCTTAAAATGAAGCGGATGCGGCTGTTTGGGATGGGTCTTGTATTGCTGGTGCCACTAATCATTCCGTCTTCAATGGTAAGCCGGATCGAACTGGGACTGACTTTCGACTATTCGATCTTCATCCGCTTTCTGGCTTGGTATTACTCACTACAGCAAATCGCAAGCCATCCCTGGTTCGGAATTGGAATTGACGTCTGGAAAGACTGGTACGCCGGCGCCGTACCGATGGACATGCTCTACGCTGAACATTCCCACAACCTGCCGCTCAAGATCTGGCTGGAACTGGGTGTATTTGGTTTCATAAGTTACTTTTACGTGATCGTGGCGGTTTTACGCAAGTATTATTTGAGGGTGGTGAAACCGGACGCGGGCAACTTCCACCGCATTGTACTGATTGGTGTCATAGCCCTGCTGATCGCCTGCCTTACCGATATCTTCATTCAGCAATACTCGGTGGCGCTGGCCTTTTGGATCACGCTAAGCTTGATGTACATGCTCTCCCGCGCCAGGGGTATAAACGAGGAACAATGAAAGAATTTCAAGATTTGGTGGATATCATCGCGCAGCTGCGCGAACCTCTGTCCGGCTGTCCCTGGGACATCAAACAAACCTCTCAAAGCCTGGTGCCAAACTTCATCGAGGAGTTATACGAAGCTGTGGAGGCAATCGAGGATGGAGACGAGACAGGCTTGATGGAAGAGCTGGGCGACTTGATGCTGCACATAGTTTTTCAGGCCCAAATAGCGACTGAGGAACAGCGGTTCGACATCACCGACGTGCTGCGTGCCATAAATGACAAGCTGGTGCGGCGGCATCCACATGTGTTTGGGCAGCTTGAGGTTAACGATGCGGACAACGTAAAGATGAACTGGGAACGCTTGAAGAAAAGTGAAAAGAAAGACCGCAAGAGCGTTTTGGAAGGAATTCCCAGAGCGCTGCCAGCGCTCATCCACGCCCAGCGTTCACAGGAAAAGGCGGCTTCGGTTGGTTTCGACTGGCCGAATCTGAAACCCGTATTGGCAAAGCTGGATGAGGAGCGCAAGGAACTGGACGAAGCTCTGTCCAGCGAGGATCATCTACAGATCAAGGAAGAATTGGGAGACATGCTGTTTACGCTGGTGAACCTCGCTCGCAAGCTGCATATCGATGCCGAGAGCGCTTTGAAGGAAACTTCCCGGAAATTCCACAAACGTTTCAACTTCATTGAAGAGCACTACCGGAAAAACGGAGACGACATCCATGAGGCAAACCTTGAAGAACTCGACCTCCTCTGGGATATCGCGAAAGAAGACAGATAATTTCAAGGCCCTGCGCCTCTATCTGATCATGGGGCTGCTGCTGATTTTCGCGGCTTTTGCCGTGTATGCCCAGATCCTGATCAAAAACGCCAAACGCGAACAAGAATATGTACCCCGCATTTTTGCCCAGTACATCGCTTACACAGACAGCTATTTGAGGCAATCCGAGAAATACACCCAGATGCTGGCAGAGATCACTTCCAAACGCTTTGAACTGCTGCAAGAGGTCGATTTCCAGGAAGCCATCAGCGATTATATGTTCCTGGATTTCCCCGGCAAAAATCCCATCCCGGTGATCATCACCGACGCCGATACCATTCCCCAGTATTGGAACCAGGTGCAGGTCTCTTCCGATACAAGCTACGAGGACCTTAGCGAAGCTGACAGGTTGCTGCTTAGACAGGAAATGGAGCGCATGAACCGCAGCGAACTGATCGAAGGCGGCAAAGTGATCAACTATGTTTATATCGCGCGGCCTGTGTCACTTCAGGATTTCATCAAGGGGATCGACTATTCGGTGGTTGTAACTGACCGTGAGAAAAGGCCACTCTACTGGCGCAATGTGGACATAGCTGAAGATCTAAGCTGGGATCAGACGCCGGTCGAAGCCCGGAAACTACTAAGAGATAAAATGTCCGGGATGACCGAGGTGCCGCTTGCCCAAGCCTCTGAACAGTTGGGATATATCTATTTCACAACGCCCAAATCATTGTCCCGTATCGGCTCCCTGGTGATCCTGGAACTGCTTCTGCTCATATTGATCCTGGCTTTTGGAGCCTATGGGCTGATTCTGCTGCACCGCACGGAGAAGGATACCCTCTGGATCGGACTGGCTAAGGAAACCTCACATCAGTTCGCCACTCCGATAACATCGCTACTGGGCTGGCTGGAACGCCTGCGCAGCACACCTCCCGGCACAATGAGCCAGAAAGAATACGATAAGGTTCTGGACCAGATGACCACGGACCTCAACCTGCTGAGCTACAATGCCAACCGTTTTGGCAAGGTGGGCTCGCAGACCAATCTCAAGCCGGTGGAACTCCACGCTTTGCTTGAAGAAAGCGTTTCCTATTTTCAGGCCCGTATGCCCCATTTGGCCTCCCGCATCGACATCCATCTGATTTCCAAGATCCAAGGTGTGCAGGTGATGCTGGACAAAGACCTGTTCAAATGGGCTTTGGAAAACCTGATCAAAAACTGCGTAGATGCCATGTCCCAAAAAGGCGGAAACATCTTTATAACTGCTACCCAGAATAAAAAGCACATTTACGTGCATATTCGCGATGAGGGCAAGGGCATTGCCCACTCTCAGTGGAAAAAAATCTTCGAACCCGGCGTGACCACCAAAACCCGAGGTTGGGGTCTGGGACTCAGCCTGGCCAAACGCATCATCGAAGAATATCATAAAGGTCACATCCGTGTGCTGGAAAGCACTCTGAATGAAGGCACAACCTTCGAAATCAAACTTGTAAAAGAACTTTACAAATAGGAGTTAATATGCGCCCGCTGCTTAGTTCCACCCAGATGAAAGACTTGGACAATCGCGCCATCAAAGACTTTGGCCTTCCTTCCCGGTTGTTGATGGAAACAGCTGGCAAAGCCTGCGCCGAAATCATTGCCAACCACTATCCAAAGCAACTGACCGGTCCTGTCTGCGTTTTCTGCGGCAGCGGCAACAACGGCGGTGACGGATTTGTAATCGCCCGCTGGCTGGCAAACTGGGGCTGCGAGGTTAATATCATCTGTGTCGGCAAAGGCAGTTCCAGCCCTGAAACCACAGACAATCTGGAGCTCTGCCGAAAACTCGGCATACCCATCATCGAGGTCAGCTCTTCCAAAAACCTGTCTCTTGTCCAGAGTTTCCTGGAAAACTCATCTATTGTGGTAGATGCCATATTCGGTATCGGTTTCAAAGGAGATCTGAAACCCTGGCTGGATGAACTTTTCGAGCTCATCAACTCCTACTCGCCTTTAACTGTCTCTGTGGACATCCCCTCTGGGCTAAACGCTGATACGGGCTTCGGACTGAATCCCATCTATGCAGAGGGCACCATCACCATGGACAGTATGAAGATCGGCCACGTCACCGGCATTGGCAGGGAAGCCTGCGGCGAGATTCACGTTGTGGATATCGGCATCCCTTCTTACATGCATGAAAACCTGGAAACAGTCTTGCTCTTCCAAGAGGAGGATTTTCGCCCGCCTCTGAGATTGGCGAACAGGCACAAGAACGATTATGGCAGAGTTTTCGTTTTTGGAGGCATCCCGGGGTTCACTGGAGCCGCGGCGATGGCTGCCCATGCCGCTCTGCGCGCGGGCTGCGGTTATGCCTATGTGGTTCATCGCAAGGAACTGGCAGCCGTTTACGCGCTCAAACTAACGGAAGCCATGTCCCGAACGATTCCTGAAAGTCCAAAAACCGGATGTCCGGACACCAAAGCGCTGCTGCGGCTTGTGGAAGGGGCTTCCGCCGTGTTGATCGGCCCCGGGCTGGGGCAAGACGATTTTGCCCTCCAATTGCTAAAGATCATGCTCAGGGACCTAAAAGCCCCGCTGGTGGTTGACGCAGACGCGATAACCCTAATTTCCGAAAACCCGGCTTTATACAAGTACCTTTCCAAACCAAACGTGTTGCTAACCCCGCATTGGGGCGAATTTGCCCGGTTGGCCAAGATCGGCAAAGACGAGATATTGCAAGACTGCCTTGGTGTCCTGCGGGCTTTTGTGAAAGAACGTTCCGCGCGCGTGTTGCTGAAAAGTCATTACAGCGTCTATCACGACTCTGATCAGACCCTGGTAAACATTTCCGGCAACGACGGACTGGCCACCGGAGGCAGCGGCGACGTTCTGGCCGGAATCATCTGTTCGTTCCTTGCCCAAAATGAAAGCATTCCCTCCGCTGCGATCAAGGCTTCATTTCTGCTGGGTAAAACAGCCGAAACCCTGGCCAAAACACGCGGCACGCCCTCAATTCTGCCCACGGATATCATCGCCAGCCTGTTTCTTAAACACAATGAGATAATATGACCCGCATGGCGTTGCCATCCCTGGTTTTAAGCCTGTTATTCTTCACCCAGGCCTGCACCGGAAAAACTGATAAAACAACGCAAGGAGACACCTTGAAAACATTAGCCAACATCAACACCCCCGTCTTTTGGGCGGAAGGCCATCCCGGCAAACTGGACCGGGAAAACTGGGTGATCACGGTCACCGGGTCTTGTGACAAACCTCGCTCCTTCTCTTGGGAAGAGCTGAACGCCCTGCCCCAGACAGAAGTTGACGGCCGCCTGACCAGCGTTACCCGCTGGTCTTCAAGAGGTCTGTGGAAGGGCGTCGCGCTTTCCACCCTGCTGGATGAGGTGGGCGCCAAACCAAGCTGCAAATTCGTCCGCTTTTGGTCGGTGGGTGAAGTTTACGACACCTCCATTCCCATAAACATAACCCGCTTGGAAAAATCCCTGCTCGCCCACAGCTTTAACCGCCAGTATCTGGATGAAAATTATGGTGGACCGGTGCGGGCTTTCATTCCCTATCTCTGGGGCTACAAATCCGCCAAATCGGTTGTGAAGGTGGAATTGATGGAATACTACGTACCCGGATTTTGGGAACAGCGCGGATACACCGATAGCGGGGAAATCGAGGCCGGACCTTGCCGTGACATGAACGAAGGCGGGGCAATCAAACAAATCCCCGGTCCCGGAGAAGTAACGTTCTGACCGGCAAGCGTTTTGCCCACCATTCTGAATGGTGCTGACACTCTGATGAATACTATAGTGTATAGCTAAAAGATTCAACTCATAGGAAGCGATAATGCGAAAACACATCAACATCCACTTTCCCCTGCTGTTAACGCTGGTCTTCTTATCGGTTATGGGCATGCTTGCCGCTCAGGGCAGCACGGACGAGTACGAACTGGTTAACACCTTCGTACTGCCCAAGATAGCTGTGCCCATTGGCGAGATCACTTTGGAAAACGAGGTCTGGCTAAAGGATGGAACGCCTTTTACGGGAATCGCCTATGAGCGCTTTGAAAATGGTAACCTATCCCGTGTGATGAGTCTGTTACGCGGTCTGC
Proteins encoded:
- a CDS encoding O-antigen ligase family protein yields the protein MILKHLAPGLAYLGTATLVLAAAAAAQGMELPQFGFIGAFLSAWLLTVLLFGVSMRNSLLFSTLFFIKPLPTAFVCVLFILLFTLLLEFQRGKLKQLIIPYPVILAVLMGTAIYGIARARSDWYAYLYFLSTAVLPAIAMLIAANSSARKTDYMLWLKAIALIGTFLAVIGVPMAILNPGERCGSLWITAMTINGFYLLAFFFSIALGVKAGKTSERYLWYVCALLVLLGMLYTYTRVTLVAVFAGFFLLMLKMKRMRLFGMGLVLLVPLIIPSSMVSRIELGLTFDYSIFIRFLAWYYSLQQIASHPWFGIGIDVWKDWYAGAVPMDMLYAEHSHNLPLKIWLELGVFGFISYFYVIVAVLRKYYLRVVKPDAGNFHRIVLIGVIALLIACLTDIFIQQYSVALAFWITLSLMYMLSRARGINEEQ
- the mazG gene encoding nucleoside triphosphate pyrophosphohydrolase yields the protein MKEFQDLVDIIAQLREPLSGCPWDIKQTSQSLVPNFIEELYEAVEAIEDGDETGLMEELGDLMLHIVFQAQIATEEQRFDITDVLRAINDKLVRRHPHVFGQLEVNDADNVKMNWERLKKSEKKDRKSVLEGIPRALPALIHAQRSQEKAASVGFDWPNLKPVLAKLDEERKELDEALSSEDHLQIKEELGDMLFTLVNLARKLHIDAESALKETSRKFHKRFNFIEEHYRKNGDDIHEANLEELDLLWDIAKEDR
- a CDS encoding HAMP domain-containing histidine kinase: MLIFAAFAVYAQILIKNAKREQEYVPRIFAQYIAYTDSYLRQSEKYTQMLAEITSKRFELLQEVDFQEAISDYMFLDFPGKNPIPVIITDADTIPQYWNQVQVSSDTSYEDLSEADRLLLRQEMERMNRSELIEGGKVINYVYIARPVSLQDFIKGIDYSVVVTDREKRPLYWRNVDIAEDLSWDQTPVEARKLLRDKMSGMTEVPLAQASEQLGYIYFTTPKSLSRIGSLVILELLLLILILAFGAYGLILLHRTEKDTLWIGLAKETSHQFATPITSLLGWLERLRSTPPGTMSQKEYDKVLDQMTTDLNLLSYNANRFGKVGSQTNLKPVELHALLEESVSYFQARMPHLASRIDIHLISKIQGVQVMLDKDLFKWALENLIKNCVDAMSQKGGNIFITATQNKKHIYVHIRDEGKGIAHSQWKKIFEPGVTTKTRGWGLGLSLAKRIIEEYHKGHIRVLESTLNEGTTFEIKLVKELYK
- a CDS encoding NAD(P)H-hydrate dehydratase, giving the protein MRPLLSSTQMKDLDNRAIKDFGLPSRLLMETAGKACAEIIANHYPKQLTGPVCVFCGSGNNGGDGFVIARWLANWGCEVNIICVGKGSSSPETTDNLELCRKLGIPIIEVSSSKNLSLVQSFLENSSIVVDAIFGIGFKGDLKPWLDELFELINSYSPLTVSVDIPSGLNADTGFGLNPIYAEGTITMDSMKIGHVTGIGREACGEIHVVDIGIPSYMHENLETVLLFQEEDFRPPLRLANRHKNDYGRVFVFGGIPGFTGAAAMAAHAALRAGCGYAYVVHRKELAAVYALKLTEAMSRTIPESPKTGCPDTKALLRLVEGASAVLIGPGLGQDDFALQLLKIMLRDLKAPLVVDADAITLISENPALYKYLSKPNVLLTPHWGEFARLAKIGKDEILQDCLGVLRAFVKERSARVLLKSHYSVYHDSDQTLVNISGNDGLATGGSGDVLAGIICSFLAQNESIPSAAIKASFLLGKTAETLAKTRGTPSILPTDIIASLFLKHNEII
- a CDS encoding molybdopterin-dependent oxidoreductase — encoded protein: MALPSLVLSLLFFTQACTGKTDKTTQGDTLKTLANINTPVFWAEGHPGKLDRENWVITVTGSCDKPRSFSWEELNALPQTEVDGRLTSVTRWSSRGLWKGVALSTLLDEVGAKPSCKFVRFWSVGEVYDTSIPINITRLEKSLLAHSFNRQYLDENYGGPVRAFIPYLWGYKSAKSVVKVELMEYYVPGFWEQRGYTDSGEIEAGPCRDMNEGGAIKQIPGPGEVTF